One Pantoea eucalypti genomic region harbors:
- a CDS encoding MFS transporter, producing the protein MTTQSTNVRWQLWIVAIGFFMQTLDTTIVNTAIPSMAHDLGVSPLHMHSVIVYYVLTVAVMLPVSGWLADRFGVRNVFFCAILLFSIGSLLCAMSGTLDQLVLSRVVQGIGGAMMVPVGRLTVMKIVPREQYMSAMTFVTLPGQIGPLLGPALGGVLVEYASWHWIFLINIPVGIAGAIATLMLMPNYSMQTRRFDFAGFILLAAGMATLTLALDGQRSSGGSPLLLGAMILVGLFSLLFYLIHARGNDNALFSLKLFDNRVYAIGLLGSFTGRIGSGMLPFMTPIFLQIGMGYSPFHAGLMMISMVLGNMGMKRIVVRIVNLYGYRNVLVMSTVALALVVLLFPLVALMGWVWLLPLVLFLQGMVNAIRFSSMNTLTLKELPDELASSGNSLLSMIMQLSMSVGVTVAGLLLGAFAHENMANSTANHSMFIYTYLCMSLIILLPALVFWRVPPQTNANVDLRRRREK; encoded by the coding sequence ATGACTACGCAAAGCACTAACGTCCGCTGGCAACTGTGGATCGTTGCCATCGGCTTCTTTATGCAGACGCTGGATACCACCATCGTCAATACCGCGATCCCATCGATGGCGCACGATCTGGGAGTCAGTCCGCTGCACATGCACTCGGTGATCGTCTATTACGTGCTGACGGTGGCGGTGATGCTGCCGGTCAGTGGCTGGCTGGCGGATCGTTTTGGCGTGCGCAACGTTTTCTTCTGCGCGATTCTGCTGTTCAGTATCGGCTCGCTGCTGTGCGCCATGTCCGGCACGCTGGATCAGCTGGTGCTGTCGCGCGTGGTTCAGGGGATTGGCGGCGCCATGATGGTCCCCGTGGGTCGCCTGACGGTGATGAAAATCGTGCCGCGTGAGCAATATATGTCCGCCATGACCTTTGTCACCCTGCCCGGCCAGATTGGCCCGCTGCTGGGTCCGGCACTGGGCGGTGTGTTAGTAGAGTACGCCAGCTGGCACTGGATCTTTCTCATCAATATTCCGGTCGGCATCGCCGGCGCTATCGCCACTCTGATGCTGATGCCCAACTACAGCATGCAGACGCGGCGCTTTGATTTCGCCGGGTTTATCCTGCTGGCCGCTGGCATGGCAACCCTGACACTGGCGCTGGATGGCCAGCGCAGCAGTGGTGGCTCACCGCTGTTACTGGGTGCCATGATTCTCGTTGGCCTGTTCTCTCTGCTCTTCTACCTGATACATGCACGCGGCAATGATAATGCGCTGTTCAGCCTGAAACTGTTTGATAACCGCGTTTATGCCATTGGTCTGCTGGGCAGTTTTACCGGCCGCATCGGCAGCGGCATGCTGCCCTTTATGACCCCTATTTTTCTGCAGATTGGCATGGGCTACAGCCCGTTTCACGCCGGTCTGATGATGATTTCAATGGTGCTGGGGAATATGGGGATGAAGCGCATAGTGGTGCGCATCGTCAATCTTTACGGCTACCGCAACGTGCTGGTGATGTCGACGGTGGCGCTGGCGCTGGTGGTCCTGCTGTTCCCCCTGGTGGCGCTCATGGGTTGGGTCTGGCTACTGCCGCTGGTGCTGTTTCTGCAGGGCATGGTCAATGCCATTCGCTTCTCTTCAATGAATACCCTGACGCTGAAGGAGCTGCCCGATGAGCTGGCATCCAGCGGCAACAGCCTGTTGTCGATGATTATGCAGCTGTCGATGAGTGTTGGCGTCACCGTCGCCGGGCTGTTGCTGGGCGCATTTGCTCATGAAAACATGGCGAACAGCACCGCGAATCACTCAATGTTTATTTATACCTACCTTTGCATGTCGCTGATTATTCTTCTGCCCGCGCTGGTGTTCTGGCGCGTTCCGCCACAGACGAATGCCAACGTTGATTTGCGACGCCGGAGAGAAAAATGA
- the mdtC gene encoding multidrug efflux RND transporter permease subunit MdtC, with the protein MKFFALFIHRPVATTLLTLAIALAGMLGFRLLPVAPLPQVDFPVIVISASLPGASPEIMASSVATPLERSLGRIAGVSEMTSTSSLGSTRIILVFDFDRDINGAARDVQAAINAAQSLLPTGMPSRPTYRKVNPSDAPIMIMTLTSDTYNPGQLYDYASTQLAQKLSQIEGVGDVTVGGSSLPAVRVALNPQALFNQGVSLDAVRTAISNANQRRPQGALDDGQQRWQLRTNDALQTAREYQPLVVHYNNGAAVRLSDVATVEDSVQDVRNAGMSRGKPAVLLLIRKTPEANVIDTVDRIRAEMPLLHEVIPAAIDLEIAQDRSPTIRASLHEVEQSLIIAVALVILVVFVFLRSGRATLIPAVAVPVSLIGTFAAMYLCGFSLNNLSLMALTIATGFVVDDAIVVLENIARHVEAGMKPLAAALKGVREVGFTVLSMSLSLIAVFLPLLMIGGLIGRFFSEFSITLSVSILISLFISVTLTPVMCAYLLKPHAPRSQPRQRGVGRLLMAIQQGYGRSLNVVLNHARWVLLLFFATIALTGWLFVHIPKTFMPEQDTGRLSGFISADQSISFQAMRSKLQDFMEIVGADPAVDSVVGFTGGMRTNSGSMFISLKPLSERKESALEIIARLRTKLAKEPGANLYLNAVQDLRAGGRESNAAYQYSLLSDDLGALRTWEPKIREAFSALPQLADVNSDQQDKGSEMALTYDRESMARLGIDVSQANALLNNAFGQRQISTIYQPLNQYKVVMEVDPRYTQDISALSQMFVINSDGKAIPLSWFAHWQPANAPLSVNHEGLSAASTISFNLPEGVSLSQASEAIERTMTAIGVPSSVRGSFAGTAQVFQQSQSSQLWLMLAAIAAVYIVLGILYESYVHPLTILSTLPSAGVGALLALELFDTPFSLIALIGILLLIGIVKKNAIMMVDFALEAERNGQLSAREAIFQACLLRFRPIMMTTLAALFGALPLVLSSGDGAELRQPLGITIAGGLVMSQLLTLYTTPVVYLMMDKLRRKKRPLTAAAQ; encoded by the coding sequence GTGAAGTTTTTTGCCCTCTTCATCCATCGGCCCGTCGCCACGACCCTGCTGACACTGGCCATCGCCCTGGCCGGGATGCTGGGCTTCCGTCTGCTGCCGGTGGCACCGCTGCCGCAGGTCGATTTTCCAGTCATCGTCATCTCGGCCTCGCTGCCGGGTGCCTCACCGGAAATCATGGCATCGTCGGTGGCGACACCGCTGGAACGCTCGCTGGGACGCATCGCGGGGGTCAGTGAAATGACCTCCACCAGTTCGCTGGGCAGCACCCGCATCATTCTGGTGTTTGATTTTGATCGCGACATTAACGGCGCGGCGCGCGACGTGCAGGCCGCCATTAACGCCGCGCAAAGCCTGCTGCCCACCGGCATGCCGTCGCGTCCCACCTACCGGAAAGTTAACCCTTCTGATGCGCCGATCATGATCATGACGCTGACCTCAGATACCTACAATCCGGGTCAGCTTTATGACTACGCCTCCACCCAGCTGGCGCAGAAGCTGTCACAGATTGAAGGCGTGGGCGATGTCACCGTGGGCGGCAGTTCGCTGCCTGCGGTGCGCGTGGCGCTGAATCCCCAGGCACTGTTTAACCAGGGCGTATCGCTGGATGCGGTGCGCACCGCTATCTCCAATGCCAATCAGCGACGACCGCAGGGCGCACTGGATGACGGTCAGCAGCGCTGGCAACTGCGAACCAATGACGCGCTACAGACTGCCCGGGAATATCAGCCGCTGGTGGTGCATTATAACAACGGCGCGGCGGTCAGGCTGTCGGATGTGGCGACGGTAGAGGACTCGGTTCAGGACGTGCGCAACGCCGGGATGTCACGGGGTAAACCTGCGGTTCTGCTGCTGATCCGCAAAACGCCTGAAGCGAACGTCATTGATACGGTCGATCGGATTCGCGCTGAAATGCCGCTGCTGCATGAAGTGATCCCTGCTGCCATCGATCTTGAGATTGCGCAGGATCGCTCGCCCACTATTCGCGCCTCGCTGCATGAAGTAGAGCAGTCGCTGATTATCGCCGTGGCGCTGGTGATTCTGGTGGTATTTGTTTTCCTGCGCTCGGGCCGCGCCACGCTGATCCCGGCCGTTGCCGTGCCGGTTTCGCTAATCGGCACGTTTGCCGCGATGTACCTGTGCGGCTTCAGCCTGAATAATCTGTCACTGATGGCGCTGACCATTGCTACCGGTTTTGTGGTGGACGATGCGATTGTGGTGCTGGAGAACATTGCCCGTCACGTGGAAGCCGGCATGAAGCCGCTGGCTGCCGCGCTAAAAGGGGTGCGGGAAGTCGGCTTTACCGTGCTGTCGATGAGCCTGTCGCTGATTGCGGTGTTCCTGCCGCTCCTGATGATTGGCGGGCTGATTGGCCGCTTCTTCTCTGAGTTTTCCATTACGTTGTCGGTGTCGATTCTTATCTCGCTGTTTATCTCGGTCACGCTGACGCCGGTGATGTGCGCTTATCTGCTGAAGCCGCACGCGCCGCGCAGCCAGCCACGTCAGCGCGGGGTGGGCCGGCTACTGATGGCGATTCAGCAAGGCTACGGTCGGTCGCTTAACGTGGTGCTGAACCATGCACGCTGGGTGCTGCTGCTGTTTTTCGCCACCATCGCCCTGACAGGCTGGCTATTCGTTCATATCCCGAAAACCTTTATGCCGGAACAGGATACCGGGCGACTCTCCGGCTTTATCTCTGCCGACCAGAGCATTTCCTTTCAGGCGATGCGCAGCAAGCTGCAGGATTTTATGGAGATTGTCGGGGCCGATCCGGCGGTGGACAGCGTGGTGGGCTTTACCGGTGGGATGCGGACCAACAGCGGCTCGATGTTTATCTCGCTGAAGCCACTGTCGGAGCGTAAAGAGAGTGCCCTTGAAATAATCGCCCGGCTGCGCACTAAGCTGGCGAAAGAGCCGGGGGCGAATCTCTATCTGAATGCGGTGCAGGATCTGCGCGCAGGGGGGCGGGAATCGAATGCTGCTTATCAATATTCATTGCTGTCGGACGATCTCGGCGCACTGCGGACGTGGGAGCCGAAAATCCGCGAGGCGTTCTCCGCGCTGCCGCAGCTGGCGGACGTGAACTCCGATCAGCAGGATAAAGGCAGCGAAATGGCGCTGACCTACGATCGTGAAAGCATGGCCCGGCTTGGCATTGATGTCTCTCAGGCCAATGCCCTGCTGAATAACGCTTTTGGTCAGCGTCAGATTTCCACTATCTATCAGCCGCTTAATCAGTACAAAGTGGTGATGGAGGTCGATCCGCGCTACACCCAGGATATCAGCGCCCTTTCACAGATGTTTGTGATAAATAGCGACGGTAAAGCCATCCCGCTGTCGTGGTTCGCCCACTGGCAGCCGGCGAATGCGCCGCTGTCGGTGAACCATGAAGGGTTGTCAGCCGCCTCGACGATCTCTTTTAACCTGCCAGAGGGTGTGTCGCTGTCACAGGCATCGGAAGCAATTGAACGGACCATGACCGCGATTGGTGTGCCCTCCAGCGTGCGCGGCAGTTTTGCCGGTACGGCGCAGGTGTTTCAGCAGTCGCAAAGCAGCCAGCTCTGGCTGATGCTGGCAGCCATTGCGGCGGTCTATATCGTGCTGGGCATCCTCTACGAAAGCTATGTGCATCCGCTGACGATTCTCTCTACCCTGCCCTCGGCGGGTGTCGGGGCGTTGCTGGCGCTGGAACTGTTCGATACGCCCTTTAGCCTGATTGCGCTGATCGGTATTCTGCTGCTGATTGGCATCGTGAAAAAGAACGCCATCATGATGGTCGATTTTGCGCTGGAGGCCGAGCGTAACGGCCAGCTGAGTGCGCGAGAGGCGATTTTCCAGGCGTGCCTGCTGCGCTTCCGGCCAATTATGATGACCACGCTGGCGGCATTGTTTGGCGCGCTGCCACTGGTGCTGAGCAGCGGCGACGGTGCCGAACTACGTCAACCGCTGGGAATTACCATTGCAGGCGGGCTGGTGATGAGCCAGTTGCTGACACTCTACACCACGCCGGTGGTCTATCTGATGATGGATAAATTGCGGCGCAAAAAGCGTCCGCTGACCGCCGCCGCGCAATAG
- a CDS encoding MdtB/MuxB family multidrug efflux RND transporter permease subunit, whose protein sequence is MQVMPPDHSDGPSRQFILRPVATTLLMIAILLAGVLGYRFLPVSALPEVDYPTIQVVTLYPGASPDVVTSSITAPLERQFGQMSGLKQMASQSSGGASVVTLQFQLTLPLDVAEQEVQAAINSATNLLPNDLPNPPVYSKVNPADPPIMTLAVTTRSMPLTQVQDMVETRVAQKISQVSGVGLVTLSGGQRPAVRVKMNAQALAALGLTSETVRTAISNANVNSAKGSLDGPTRSITLSANDQMKSAEDYRQLIISYKNGAPVRLGDVATIEQGAENSWLGAWANRDAAIVLNVQRQPGANIIATADNIRAMLPALTETLPKSVEVKLLTDRTTNIRASVNDTQFELILAMALVVMIIYLFLRNVPATLIPAVAVPLSLIGTFAAMYFLGFSINNLTLMALTIATGFVVDDAIVVIENISRYIEKGEKPLTAALKGAGEIGFTIISLTFSLIAVLIPLLFMGDVIGRLFREFAVTLAVAILISAVVSLTLTPMMCARMLSAESLRKQNRFSRASEAIFDRIVAAYGRGLKRVLNHPWLTLSVALGTLVLTLLLWMVIPKGFFPQQDNSIIQGTLQAPQSVSYASMAERTRDVASIIMKDPAVESMTSFVGVDGTNASLNSARLQINLKPLDQRDDRIPAIQQRLQQQVSQLPGVQLWLQAVQDLTIDTQASRTPYQFTLQSGSLSSLSTWVPALLTRLSTLPQLRDVSSDWQDQGLEAYVNVDRDSASRLGISMADVDNALYNAFGQRLISTIYTQANQYRVVLEQDNNATPGLESLEAIRLNSSDGGSVPLSAIARIEQRHTPLSINHLDQFPSATFSFNVADGYSLEDAVKAVSQAEAQLGMPAELMTQFQGSTLAFEAALSSTVWLIVAAIVAMYIVLGVLYESFIHPITILSTLPTAGVGALLALMLSGNELDIVAIIGIILLIGIVKKNAIMMIDFALAAEREQGMKPVDAIYQACLLRFRPILMTTLAALLGALPLMLSTGVGAELRHPLGIAMVGGLILSQVLTLFTTPVIYLLFDRLAHATRRRFGRTEAAE, encoded by the coding sequence ATGCAGGTCATGCCTCCCGATCACAGTGACGGGCCGTCACGCCAGTTTATTCTGCGTCCGGTCGCCACCACGCTGTTGATGATTGCGATTTTGCTGGCCGGAGTGCTGGGCTACCGGTTCCTGCCGGTCTCGGCACTGCCGGAAGTCGATTATCCGACTATCCAGGTGGTTACGCTTTATCCTGGTGCCAGCCCGGATGTGGTCACCTCCTCCATTACCGCCCCACTAGAGCGTCAGTTTGGTCAGATGTCGGGGCTGAAACAGATGGCATCGCAAAGCTCCGGCGGTGCCTCGGTGGTAACACTGCAGTTTCAGCTGACGCTGCCGCTGGATGTGGCCGAGCAGGAGGTGCAGGCGGCCATTAACTCCGCCACTAATCTGTTGCCCAACGACCTGCCCAATCCACCGGTCTACAGCAAAGTAAACCCTGCCGATCCGCCCATCATGACGCTGGCCGTCACGACGCGCAGCATGCCGCTGACGCAGGTGCAGGACATGGTGGAAACGCGGGTCGCGCAGAAAATTTCGCAGGTCAGCGGTGTCGGCCTGGTCACACTGTCAGGCGGTCAGCGCCCGGCAGTGCGGGTAAAAATGAATGCGCAGGCGCTGGCGGCGCTGGGTCTGACCAGTGAAACGGTGCGAACCGCCATCAGCAATGCCAACGTTAACTCCGCCAAAGGCAGCCTGGATGGTCCGACGCGTTCTATTACCCTGTCAGCCAATGACCAGATGAAATCCGCGGAAGATTATCGCCAGCTGATTATCAGCTACAAAAATGGCGCGCCGGTGCGTCTTGGTGACGTGGCGACCATTGAACAGGGAGCAGAAAACAGCTGGCTTGGCGCCTGGGCCAATCGCGATGCGGCGATTGTGCTTAATGTCCAGCGTCAGCCTGGCGCTAATATTATCGCCACTGCAGATAATATCCGTGCCATGTTGCCCGCCCTGACCGAAACGCTGCCCAAATCGGTAGAGGTGAAACTGCTCACCGACCGCACCACCAATATTCGCGCGTCGGTGAACGACACGCAGTTTGAGCTGATACTGGCGATGGCGCTGGTGGTGATGATTATCTATCTGTTCCTGCGTAACGTGCCCGCCACGCTGATCCCGGCGGTGGCGGTGCCGCTGTCGCTGATCGGCACCTTTGCGGCGATGTACTTTCTCGGTTTTTCCATTAATAACCTGACGCTGATGGCGCTGACCATTGCCACGGGTTTTGTGGTCGATGATGCCATTGTGGTGATTGAGAACATCTCGCGCTATATCGAAAAAGGGGAAAAGCCGCTTACCGCCGCGCTGAAAGGTGCCGGTGAGATCGGCTTTACCATTATCTCCCTGACCTTTTCGCTGATTGCGGTACTGATTCCACTGCTGTTTATGGGCGACGTAATTGGCCGTCTGTTCCGCGAATTTGCCGTGACGCTGGCCGTAGCGATTCTGATTTCCGCAGTAGTGTCACTCACCCTGACGCCGATGATGTGCGCCCGGATGCTGAGCGCAGAGTCGCTGCGTAAACAGAACCGCTTTTCACGGGCCAGCGAGGCGATTTTTGATCGTATCGTGGCCGCCTATGGCCGTGGCCTGAAACGGGTGCTGAATCACCCCTGGCTGACATTGTCGGTCGCGCTTGGCACCCTTGTGCTGACGCTGCTGCTGTGGATGGTGATCCCGAAAGGCTTTTTCCCGCAGCAGGACAACAGCATTATTCAGGGTACGCTGCAGGCACCGCAGTCGGTCTCCTACGCCAGCATGGCAGAGCGCACCCGCGACGTTGCCTCCATCATCATGAAAGATCCGGCGGTTGAGAGCATGACCTCGTTCGTCGGCGTCGATGGCACCAATGCCTCACTGAACAGCGCGCGACTGCAGATTAACCTTAAACCTCTGGATCAACGCGACGACCGCATTCCGGCTATTCAGCAACGCCTGCAACAACAGGTCAGTCAGCTGCCGGGCGTGCAGCTCTGGCTGCAGGCGGTGCAGGATCTCACCATCGATACCCAGGCGAGCCGCACGCCGTACCAGTTCACGCTGCAGTCCGGCTCCCTGTCGTCGCTCAGCACCTGGGTGCCGGCCCTGCTGACCCGGCTCAGTACCCTGCCACAGCTGCGTGACGTCAGCAGTGACTGGCAGGATCAGGGGCTGGAAGCTTATGTCAACGTTGACCGCGACAGCGCCAGCCGCCTCGGTATCAGCATGGCCGATGTCGATAACGCGCTGTACAACGCGTTTGGGCAGCGACTCATCTCCACCATCTATACCCAGGCAAATCAGTATCGTGTGGTGCTGGAGCAGGATAATAACGCCACACCGGGGCTGGAGAGCCTGGAGGCAATTCGCCTTAACAGCAGTGATGGCGGCAGCGTTCCGCTGAGCGCCATCGCCCGTATTGAACAGCGTCACACGCCGCTCAGCATTAACCATCTGGACCAGTTCCCGTCGGCGACCTTCTCCTTCAACGTGGCTGATGGCTATTCGCTGGAAGATGCGGTGAAGGCGGTGTCGCAGGCGGAAGCGCAGCTGGGCATGCCCGCGGAGCTGATGACCCAGTTCCAGGGCAGTACGCTGGCGTTTGAGGCGGCGCTCAGCAGCACCGTCTGGCTGATTGTGGCAGCCATCGTGGCGATGTACATCGTGCTGGGCGTGCTCTATGAAAGCTTTATTCACCCGATTACGATTCTCTCAACACTGCCCACTGCCGGTGTCGGCGCGCTGCTGGCGCTGATGCTCAGCGGCAATGAGCTGGATATCGTGGCAATTATCGGCATCATCCTGCTGATCGGCATCGTGAAAAAGAACGCCATCATGATGATCGACTTTGCGCTGGCAGCCGAACGTGAACAGGGCATGAAGCCGGTAGATGCCATCTATCAGGCCTGTCTGTTGCGCTTCCGTCCGATTCTGATGACCACACTGGCAGCCCTTCTCGGTGCGCTGCCGCTGATGCTCAGCACCGGCGTCGGTGCCGAATTGCGTCATCCGCTGGGAATCGCCATGGTCGGTGGCCTGATTCTGAGTCAGGTACTGACGCTGTTCACCACACCGGTGATCTACCTGCTGTTTGACCGCCTGGCGCATGCTACCCGCCGACGCTTTGGCCGTACGGAGGCCGCAGAGTGA
- a CDS encoding MdtA/MuxA family multidrug efflux RND transporter periplasmic adaptor subunit: MSTRHPVMKKTLIALALIAVAAGGYYAWQRTAQPQSSSQTDSPGPRGGKGSGDGARRPLAPVQAATATSQSVPQYLSGLGTVTAANTATVRSRVNGDLLAIHFTEGQQVNAGDLLAEVDPRPYQVALTQAQGQLAKDQATLANARRDLARFEKLAKTSLVSQQELDTQRSLVNETLGILKADEGSVASAQLNLTYSKITAPIAGRVGLKQVDVGNYVTSGDTTGIVVITQTHPIDVVFTLAENSISSILKAQKSGQPLLVEAWDRSNENLIASGKLLSLDNQIDVTTGTIKIKARFDNQDDALFPNQFVNVRLKVNTLQNAVVIPPAALQMGNEGHFVWVVNSDNKVSKKSVIAGLQDSQKVVVSAGLEAGERVVTDGLDRLTEGAKVEVVAPQSNAPRATRAALPSKGERE, from the coding sequence ATGAGCACCCGACACCCTGTTATGAAGAAAACACTGATCGCACTGGCCCTGATTGCTGTGGCCGCTGGCGGCTACTATGCCTGGCAGCGCACTGCCCAGCCACAGAGCAGCAGCCAGACGGACTCGCCCGGGCCTCGAGGTGGCAAGGGCAGCGGTGACGGCGCTCGTCGGCCACTCGCCCCTGTTCAGGCAGCGACGGCTACCAGCCAGAGCGTGCCGCAATACCTTAGCGGATTGGGTACCGTCACGGCGGCTAACACGGCCACGGTGCGCAGCCGGGTCAATGGCGATCTGCTGGCGATCCACTTTACCGAAGGCCAGCAGGTCAACGCGGGCGATCTGCTGGCAGAAGTCGACCCACGTCCTTACCAGGTGGCGTTAACCCAGGCTCAGGGCCAGCTGGCGAAAGATCAGGCGACGCTGGCCAATGCCCGTCGCGACCTGGCGCGCTTCGAGAAGCTGGCAAAAACGTCGCTGGTATCGCAGCAGGAGCTGGATACCCAGCGCTCACTGGTGAATGAAACGCTGGGCATCCTGAAAGCGGATGAGGGAAGCGTCGCCAGTGCGCAGCTCAATCTGACCTACAGCAAAATCACTGCACCGATTGCCGGCCGTGTCGGCCTGAAACAGGTGGATGTCGGCAACTACGTCACCAGTGGCGACACCACCGGTATCGTCGTGATCACCCAGACGCACCCGATTGATGTGGTCTTTACCCTGGCGGAGAACAGCATCAGTTCCATTCTCAAGGCACAGAAAAGCGGCCAGCCGCTGCTGGTGGAGGCCTGGGATCGCAGTAATGAGAATTTAATCGCCAGCGGCAAACTGCTGAGCCTCGATAACCAGATTGATGTGACGACCGGCACCATAAAAATCAAAGCGCGGTTTGATAATCAGGACGACGCCCTCTTCCCTAATCAGTTCGTCAATGTTCGGCTCAAGGTCAACACCTTGCAGAATGCCGTTGTGATTCCGCCTGCCGCATTACAGATGGGCAACGAAGGCCACTTTGTCTGGGTGGTCAACAGTGACAACAAGGTGAGCAAGAAAAGCGTGATTGCCGGCCTGCAGGATAGCCAGAAAGTGGTGGTCAGCGCCGGTCTGGAAGCCGGTGAACGGGTCGTGACCGATGGTCTGGATCGTCTGACCGAAGGCGCGAAAGTCGAGGTGGTCGCGCCGCAGAGCAACGCACCGCGCGCCACCCGCGCCGCCCTGCCGTCAAAAGGAGAGCGTGAGTAA
- a CDS encoding aldo/keto reductase: MSQNQTRQLGDSGITVPLLTFGGNVFGWTVDQSTSFSLLDGLVERGLWFIDTADVYSRWAPGNKGGESETIIGEWLKKSGKRDQIVLATKVGMEMSPEKTGLKPQYIRQAVEDSLRRLQTDYIDLYQAHRDDQDTPLTETLSTFDSLIREGKVRAIGASNYSAARLQEALKVSESQGLARYETLQPQYNLFDRQPYESELEPVVMAQGLGVINYYSLASGFLSGKYRDAADAGKSARGQGVVEKYLNPRGLRILDALDAISEAHQATPAQVALAWLIARPGITAPIVSATSIKQLDDLAGAMQLTLTPAQIAQLNQASR; this comes from the coding sequence ATGAGTCAGAATCAAACCCGGCAGTTGGGTGACAGTGGGATTACGGTGCCGTTACTGACGTTTGGCGGCAATGTGTTTGGCTGGACGGTGGATCAATCCACCTCGTTTTCTCTGCTGGATGGGCTGGTTGAACGAGGGCTGTGGTTCATCGATACCGCCGATGTCTACTCCCGCTGGGCGCCAGGCAATAAAGGCGGTGAATCCGAAACCATTATTGGAGAGTGGCTGAAAAAAAGCGGAAAACGTGACCAGATTGTGCTGGCAACCAAAGTTGGCATGGAAATGTCGCCTGAGAAGACCGGGCTGAAGCCGCAATATATCCGTCAGGCAGTCGAAGATTCACTTCGCCGCTTACAGACTGACTATATCGATCTCTATCAGGCACACCGCGACGATCAGGATACGCCGCTGACGGAAACGCTGAGCACCTTTGACAGCCTGATCCGTGAAGGTAAAGTGCGCGCCATTGGTGCCTCCAATTACAGCGCAGCGCGTCTGCAGGAGGCGTTGAAGGTGAGTGAATCGCAGGGGCTGGCGCGTTATGAAACGCTGCAACCGCAATATAACCTGTTTGACCGCCAGCCTTATGAGTCGGAACTGGAGCCCGTTGTCATGGCGCAGGGTTTAGGCGTGATCAACTACTACTCGCTGGCCAGCGGTTTTCTCAGTGGCAAATATCGTGATGCAGCAGATGCCGGTAAAAGCGCACGCGGGCAGGGCGTGGTGGAGAAATACCTTAACCCGCGCGGTCTGCGGATCCTGGATGCGCTGGATGCCATCAGTGAAGCCCATCAGGCGACGCCAGCTCAGGTGGCACTGGCATGGCTGATTGCCCGTCCTGGCATCACCGCCCCGATCGTCAGTGCGACGTCGATTAAACAACTCGACGATCTGGCTGGTGCGATGCAACTGACGCTGACCCCCGCGCAGATCGCGCAACTGAACCAGGCGAGCCGTTAA